The Thalassotalea sp. LPB0316 nucleotide sequence AACAACACAATAATCTGCGTGTTGTGCAATCACTTCTATCATGTCAACGAAAGGCCAATAGCACCGTAGATAACAATTGATATAATTGCGACAAACAAGGTATAGGGCAGTTGTGTTTTTACGTGCTCAATATGATCACAGCCACTGGCGATAGAAGCGACCACCGTTGAATCTGAAATCGGCGAGGCATGATCGCCAAAAACGCCACCACCTAACACGGCCGCTACCAAATAGGGCACAGGTAAGCCAGTATCAAGGGCAATAGGTACCGCAATGGGAATCAAAATTGCGAAAGTACCCCACGATGTCCCCGTAGCAAAAGCCATAAAGCCAGCGACAATAAATAATGTTGGCGCAAGTAAAAATAGCGGTAAATCATTGGCTAAAATTTCACTGGCATAAACGCCTGTACCGAGCGCTTTAATACCATCACCAAAGGCAAACGATAGCACTAAAATACTGACGGGAATTACCATGTTCTTAATACCCGCAAGCGCTGTGGTGAAAATGTTTTTCGCCGTCATTAACTTGTTTACAGCAATTAACGCAATCAGTAAAACGAGTGAAGTAATAATCGCCCAAAATACGGAAAATGCGCCTGAACCTCTACGGATATCACCTTCTCCAGTGATAAACAATAATATTAAGGTGAGCGCAATTAAGGTAAGGAGTGGTGCCCACATCACATAGGCTGGTGCGACTTGTTCACTGTCAAACGATGATGTTTTCTTATTGGTTAGCGATGCGTGTGCTAACGGGCCAAATTCTTTGCCTGTGTAGGCGGTAAAATAGGCTAGTGCAACCGCTAAGATAGCGTAGAAGTTATAGCCAATGGTGCCAATTAACACACCAACGGGGTCGTCGAGTTGATAGCCATCTAGTAATCCGAGAACATAAGCGCCCCAACCATTGATCAAAAATAAAATACTAATTGGCGAACAGGTAGAGTCGATCAAAAACGCGAGTCTTGCACGTGATATTCGGTATTTGTCGAACAATTTTTGTGAGGCTGTACCTGCGGTAAACATACTGAGATTTGTATCAGTAAATATTGCACTGCCAATGACCGTTGGTAGTAAGCTTGCTTGACGCGAGTTTTTCACTAAATTTAATCGCGCTAAACTGTCGATAAAACCATTTACCGCACCAGAGCTATTGAGCAGGGTAACCAACGCGCCAATTAGTAAACTGAAAACGACAATATAGACATTGTAACTCGAGCCAAAGACATCAAGGATACTGCGGGCGGTTGCGCTGAGCCCAGCACCAATTTGCCACTGATTGAGCATAACAAAGCACAACACTAAACCAACAAATAAGGCGAGGAGGGCGTTTCGACGCCAAATGGCTACAGCGATAGCGACAATAGGAGGTAACAGGCTTAAAGGAGAGTCTTGCATAAAGTATTGAATCGTTATTTTTTATTATGCCTATACTTTATCGTAAGCCACAGATAACCGATACTATTTATTAGATATTTGCTAAGATAATCGGCGAATTTTTCATAATATTTGTTCGAGAAATTTCTGGTTAGGGTTGATAAGCCAATAATTACCCTAACATATGGTTTAATAACACTTTCGTCATAATTTTTGGGGCCACTTTGTCAGTTTCTATTCAAGACTTCGCACAAGCATTGCGAAACAATCAGCAACTTGCTGAATTAACCAAGATCTCACGGGGTATTGAAAGAGAAACATTGCGAGTTCTACCTCGTGGCGAATTGTCTTATCACCCTCACTATCATGCGCTTGGCAGTGCGTTGACTCATGATGAAATAACGACAGATTACGCTGAAAACCTACTTGAATTTATTACGCCGGTATCACAAAGTCCTGAGCAAGCAGTAGGGCAACTGGCTGATATTCAAAAATTTGTGTTAAGTGAAATTGACGATGAACTACTGTGGCCATTGTCGATGCCTTGTTTTGTTGATGATGCTAACAAAATCCCATTAGCTAACTATGGCTCATCGAATATTGGTACGATGAAAACCGTTTATCGTCAAGGGCTCAAAAATCGATACGGCAGCATGATGCAAGTCATCGCAGGTATTCATTTTAACTTCTCGTTGCCACAAAGCTTTTGGCAAATACTGCAAACCCTCGAAAATAGCCAACAAAGCCTACAAGATTATCAATCAGATAAATATTTTGCTCTGTTGCGTAACTACAAGCGTTATTGTTGGCTAATTCCTTATTTGTACGGTAGTTCGCCCGCTATTTGTCCATCGTTTTTACAAGGTAGGAAAACCACATTGCCGTTTGAAAAATCAAGCAGTGGTTATATGTATTTACCTTATGCTACATCACTGAGAATGAGTGATTTGGGTTATACCAATAACGCGCAATCTAGTTTATACATTTGCTATAACTCCTTGTCGCAATACTTAACTCAAGTTGCCAAAGCGATGGCGGTGTCGTCAGATGAATTTGAAAAAATAGGCATCAAAAAAGACGGTCAATATCAGCAACTTAATAGCAATGTGTTACAGATAGAAAACGAACTGTATTCACCGATTAGGCCAAAACGCGTCGCTAAGTCTGGTGAAAAGCCATCTCACGCGCTTGCCGAGCGTGGCGTCGAGTATATTGAAGTTCGCGCACTGGATGTTAATCCATTTAGTGCAACGGGAATTTCAATTGAACAAGTACGCTTTTTAGATATATTTTTAACTTTCTGTGCTTTAAATCACAGCCCAGCACTTGATTGTGACGATCAACACCAATTTGAAGAAAATATGAATGATGTGGTCGTTCGCGGTCGAGACCCGCAGCTTAAACTTAATGACTTTGGCGCTTTAAAGTCAGTTCAAGCGTGGGGACGAGAGATTTTTACCGCTATGCTACCTGTTGCTCAACTACTTGATGAAGCTCATGGCGGCGATGCATATCAACAGGTACTCAATGCAGAACTAGCAAAGATTAAAGATCCATCATTAACGCCGTCGGCAAAAATTTTGGCTCACGTGGTAAATGACGGTCAAAGTTTGACTAAAACCGCGTTAGCGATGGCAGGCGACTACAAAGCGCAATTACTGGCACAGGATTATCAGTATTATTCACAGGATTACTTCGAGCGTGCAGCGATTGCCTCACACCAAGCACAAAAGGCAATTGAAGATAGTGATACCGTCAGTTTTGATGACTTTTTAGCTGACTATTTCTCGTCTTAGCATTTTCAATGCAAAGCCCGATATTGCGGTGAAAGCTGGTTAAAATCGGGCCGAAAAAAAGCGCGTTAGGGCAACGCGCTGTAATAACAAAGAAAGCAGTCCAGGGAGGTTTCGCTTTCAATTACTATGATAGTTGAAATACTCATTAGTTCACTTTTTATCCAATATATTTTTCATTTATTTTTTAGTTCTTCTTTAAACGATAATTTTTAGGCAAAAAAAATCGCGCTCTCGGGTAAAAAGCGCGATTAAAAACATGAAACACTAAGGGAAATAAAGCCTCTCGTATACTATGAGTGTCAGTGTTTAAAATAGTTCAAAAATAAATGAAAAAATTTTGAATTATTTTTACTTCACGCGATTTAACCCGAGTTCAGGTTATTTAGACTAGACAAGACGTATCCATCTGGCATGATAGACCTAATCAAAAAAGAAAACTCAAGTTGTAATGTTTAAACCGATATTGATAAGTTTATTTGCTATCGCAACGCTCTCCAGTTGTGCCACGCCACCGCCTCAAAACCCCGAAAATATCTGTGAAATATTTCGCGAAAATCGCGATTGGTATCACGCTGCAAAAGACGCAAAAGAACAATGGGGCGTACCTATTCACGTACCTATGGCAATGATGTATCAAGAAAGCTCGTTTAAACACGATGCAGCGCCGCCGAAAAAGTATCTCTTAGGTTTTATCCCTTGGGGCCGGGTGAGCAGTGCCTATGGTTATTCTCAGGCCAAAACGATGACTTGGGATGATTATATTAAAGAGTCGGGCAATCGATGGGCTAGTCGGGAAAACTTTGGTGATGCAATCGATTTTATGGGGTGGTTTATTTATAAAACTCACCAAATTAATAAAGTGTCAAAGTGGGATGCGTATAACCAGTATCTTAACTATCACGAAGGGTGGGGCGGTTTTAAGCGCAAAAGCTACAAGAAAAAGCCATGGTTAGTTAAAGTGTCGCGCAAAGTCGATAATAGGTCTCGTCGTTATGCTAGCCAACTTAAAAGCTGTCAGGAAGAATTAGACCGCGGTTGGTTATGGCGCTTGTTCTTTGGTTAAGTTGACTACAAGCACCTGAATGAAAGCCAAGGTTAAAGCGCCTTGGCTTTTTTTTGGGTTTTGGTTTTGGGAGGCGTTCTTAAAGCCATATTGTGTTTGTAAGATCGATCGTTTTCCACTGGTTACGATCCGCTATGTGTATATCTTAATGTAAGGATCAAAAAATCGTGCCAAAATTAGTCAAATCGATTTATTTTTATGAATAAATTAGCGATATTTTACGCAATAATTTTTTGTAAAAAAAACTAAAAAAAACCGCAAAAAAACATTGCAAAACCAGAGGTCTAGGTTTTATTGGGCTATAATGCGTTATCCACAGATTTTGTGGAAAGTTAATAATTAGATCTCGAATGGTTAATAACTTTGTGGGTAACTTTTGTGGCTGTTTTAATTATCCACAATAAATGGGCGTTATAGCGTCAAAGTTGAGTCATTGGTCAAATAGAAAAGCAAACCCAAACACGCAGGCTAAAGCTTGTTTGGGTTTGCTACTAATAACGAAAAGTTTAGCTAGTCGTTGTCGTGATCTTTGAACAGATCAGGGATCACGCGAATGGTTTTGATCATGTTGTCACTGGTATCCACGATCTCGATCGGGTAACCCGCGATCCTTAAACTCATTTTCGCTTGAGGAATTTCTTCAAGTACCTCAAGAATAAGACCGTTTATGGTCTTAGGGCCATCGGTAGGGAACTGCCAAGACATTTCTTTATTGATATCGCGAATCGTGGCACTACCATCAACCAAATAGCTACCATCTGG carries:
- a CDS encoding Na+/H+ antiporter NhaC family protein produces the protein MQDSPLSLLPPIVAIAVAIWRRNALLALFVGLVLCFVMLNQWQIGAGLSATARSILDVFGSSYNVYIVVFSLLIGALVTLLNSSGAVNGFIDSLARLNLVKNSRQASLLPTVIGSAIFTDTNLSMFTAGTASQKLFDKYRISRARLAFLIDSTCSPISILFLINGWGAYVLGLLDGYQLDDPVGVLIGTIGYNFYAILAVALAYFTAYTGKEFGPLAHASLTNKKTSSFDSEQVAPAYVMWAPLLTLIALTLILLFITGEGDIRRGSGAFSVFWAIITSLVLLIALIAVNKLMTAKNIFTTALAGIKNMVIPVSILVLSFAFGDGIKALGTGVYASEILANDLPLFLLAPTLFIVAGFMAFATGTSWGTFAILIPIAVPIALDTGLPVPYLVAAVLGGGVFGDHASPISDSTVVASIASGCDHIEHVKTQLPYTLFVAIISIVIYGAIGLSLT
- the gshA gene encoding glutamate--cysteine ligase, producing MSVSIQDFAQALRNNQQLAELTKISRGIERETLRVLPRGELSYHPHYHALGSALTHDEITTDYAENLLEFITPVSQSPEQAVGQLADIQKFVLSEIDDELLWPLSMPCFVDDANKIPLANYGSSNIGTMKTVYRQGLKNRYGSMMQVIAGIHFNFSLPQSFWQILQTLENSQQSLQDYQSDKYFALLRNYKRYCWLIPYLYGSSPAICPSFLQGRKTTLPFEKSSSGYMYLPYATSLRMSDLGYTNNAQSSLYICYNSLSQYLTQVAKAMAVSSDEFEKIGIKKDGQYQQLNSNVLQIENELYSPIRPKRVAKSGEKPSHALAERGVEYIEVRALDVNPFSATGISIEQVRFLDIFLTFCALNHSPALDCDDQHQFEENMNDVVVRGRDPQLKLNDFGALKSVQAWGREIFTAMLPVAQLLDEAHGGDAYQQVLNAELAKIKDPSLTPSAKILAHVVNDGQSLTKTALAMAGDYKAQLLAQDYQYYSQDYFERAAIASHQAQKAIEDSDTVSFDDFLADYFSS